A single genomic interval of Drosophila virilis strain 15010-1051.87 chromosome 2, Dvir_AGI_RSII-ME, whole genome shotgun sequence harbors:
- the SMC6 gene encoding structural maintenance of chromosomes protein 6 yields MGRSRIRKKQLSSGSESDVSPTPPKNKKPRRSAETNEEDGMIVEASTSRAVHRRTNGNASSSFENPSHGLTARNVFQRCGKIISIRLRNFMCHSNLYINFGPHINFLVGSNGSGKSAVITALALGLAGSARNTSRASSIQKLIKNGETNASIELTLCNTGLRPFKYDVYGPHITVVRQIRQSSSTYEMRDAQNRCVSKKLDEIRRLLLYFGISVENPIFVLNQEASREFLKDLEPASNYKLLMKATQLDLCAASLTQCHEQREHINYDLELLKKKKEKLKKLCHEEEEKLALIKNKEAIKIQLKEATTMLAWLKVTKIQDDLTKMEHTLKIIEKKNADLSQKTTQKNSTQLALAQQLEQIEETKQRIMESHQSQETRLRAVKRTIQDCLYKASSIKAGIKNVEKRLREEQTTYEGCQRHMNNYHEDYSEVKRLREQNAATLATLKVKVAESNELISRLRDEQNSTKNRMPATIEQVESVKNELSKLRKTEQSLQWEMESLLRNKSNKMSVYGEHAMQVANALRVQYSGSNAHKMPRGPIGMYITVPNPKYRDLIENQLAHCLRSYIVSTDKERVSLRALLQESYAGGNIPTIITSAFSNRVYNVSKYKVQNRSSNTTVLMDEIRCDDPVVMNYLIDTMRIETVLVTDSKEIAESLTSNSENVPPNLTRILVPNLGLEYSPSPNYAMYSIKITPARFIQVNVDDRIRQLKTEQESLRERAAILQPVYVKVKQKLDSDAKEISTKSNMINAHHTENTKALQRIMDIENFEYRELPALDVLETHLTTSGAKIEKCKEERKVLESQLREIDERKTQADEEAKGEQIILDGINKKVSDIDTASQELQRKARDLDRHYEENQRRFKQTNELLKSMLKDKKNLEEDLEKERREAQKVGDFIETNKSEERIRDKINRYKAKIKHYESMNLNSEEVEHKLSTLLDKLKAETENLENILCVVEKLRIEYHTRAQRFQRSRYHFFTMVQFQFKQALVCRQFEGSLEPNHKDKTLQISVFPPSGNKTSNTRSLSGGERSFTTVSLLKGLWSTSDHPFYFLDEYDVFTDEVNRTFITKLLIQEGTDFPNRQYCFLTPQDTKVDANHLITVHKLEAPEH; encoded by the exons AAGAAACCTAGGCGCAGCGCAGAAACCAACGAAGAGGATGGAATGATTGTGGAAGCGTCTACTTCGCGCGCGGTTCACAGGCGCACAAACGGGAATGCAAGCTCTTCCTTCGAGAATCCCTCG CATGGACTGACGGCTCGAAACGTATTCCAGCGTTGCGGGAAGATTATTTCCATACGTCTAAGAAATTTTATGTGCCACTCGAATTTATACATCAACTTTGGGCCACATATCAATTTTCTTGTtggcagcaatggcagcggcaAAAGTGCCGTGATCACGGCCCTTGCATTAGGGCTAGCCGGCAGTGCACGCAACACAAGTCGCGCCAGCAGCATACAGA AGCTCATAAAAAACGGGGAGACAAATGCATCCATTGAGCTAACCCTGTGCAATACGGGACTGCGGCCATTCAAGTACGACGTTTACGGTCCACACATTACGGTTGTACGCCAAATACGGCAATCGTCCTCGACGTATGAGATGAGAGACGCTCAGAATAGATGCGTTTCCAAGAAACTGGACGAAATACGACGCTTGCTGCTTTATTTTGGCATAAGTGTTGAGAATCCGATCTTTGTGCTCAATCAGGAAGCTTCGCGCGAATTTCTCAAAGA CCTAGAGCCTGCATCCAACTATAAATTGCTTATGAAGGCAACGCAGCTGGATTTATGCGCGGCCAGCTTGACTCAATGCCACGAGCAGCGCGAGCATATTAACTATGATCTGGAGCTGCTTAAAAAG AAAAAGGAAAAGTTGAAGAAACTGTGCCATGAAGAAGAGGAAAAGTTGGcattaatcaaaaataaagaGGCAATTAAG ATTCAATTAAAAGAGGCTACAACCATGCTGGCTTGGCTAAAAGTGACCAAGATACAGGATGATCTGACTAAAATGGAACACACACTTAAAATAATTGAGAAGAAAAACGCAGATCTATCGCAGAAAACAACACAGAAGAATAGCACGCAGTTGGCACTTGCCCAGCAGCTCGA GCAAATTGAGGAAACCAAACAGCGAATTATGGAAAGTCACCAGTCGCAGGAAACAAGGCTTCGGGCGGTCAAGCGAACTATACAAGATTGTCTCTATAAAGCCAGTTCAATTAAAGCAGGAATTAAAAATGTAGAGAAACGTCTCAGGGAGGAACAAACTACCTACGAGGGCTGTCAGAGGCACATGAATAACTATCACGAGGACTATTCAGAAGTGAAAAGGCTTCGGGAACAGAATGCTGCTACGCTAGCCACTCTCAAAGTAAAGGTAGCCGAGAGTAATGAGCTGATCTCCAGGCTCAGGGACGAACAGAACAGTACAAAGAACCGAATGCCTGCCACGATAGAGCAGGTGGAGTCGGTGAAAAATGAGCTGAGCAAACTGCGAAAAACTGAGC AAAGCCTGCAATGGGAAATGGAATCGCTGTTGCgcaacaaatcaaacaaaatgtCCGTTTATGGTGAGCACGCAATGCAAGTGGCCAATGCGTTGCGTGTTCAGTACAGCGGCAGCAATGCGCACAAAATGCCGCGTGGACCCATTGGCATGTACATAACTGTGCCAAATCCCAAGTATCGAGATCTGATAGAGAATCAACTGGCTCATTGTCTGCGCTCGTATATCGTAAGCACCGACAAGGAGCGTGTGTCTCTGAGAGCTCTGCTGCAAGAATCGTATGCAGGCGGGAATATACCGACTATCATCACGAGTGCGTTTTCTAACCGGGTCTACAACGTATCCAAGTACAAAGTGCAAAACAGGTCGTCAAATACGACCGTGCTGATGGATGAGATTAG ATGCGATGATCCTGTTGTAATGAACTATCTTATTGATACAATGCGCATTGAGACGGTCTTGGTTACCGATTCCAAGGAGATAGCCGAATCGCTTACCTCGAACTCGGAAAATGTGCCACCCAATTTAACCCGCATATTGGTGCCCAATTTGGGGCTTGAGTATTCGCCATCGCCCAACTATGCCATGTACTCCATTAAAATCACGCCTGCGCGCTTCATTCAGGTCAATGTGGATGATCGCATTCGGCAGCTGAAGACAGAGCAGGAAAGTCTTCGAGAACGTGCAGCAATCCTTCAGCCAGTGTATGTCAAAGTTAAGCAAAAGCTGGACAGTGACGCAAAGGAGATAAGCACCAAAAGTAATATGATTAATGCACATCACACGGAAAACACAAAAGCGTTGCAAAGAATTATGGATATCGAAAATTTCGAATATCGCGAATTACCCGCTCTTGATGTGCTG GAAACTCACTTGACGACCAGCGGTGCGAAGATCGAGAAATGTAAGGAGGAGCGTAAGGTCTTGGAAAGTCAACTGCGCGAAATCGACGAACGTAAAACTCAAGCTGACGAAGAAGCTAAAGGCGAACAAATTATTCTCGACGGCATTAATAAGAAAGTAAGCGACATTGACACGGCGTCACAGGAACTACAACGTAAAGCTCGTGACTTAGACCGACATTATGAGGAGAACCAACGACGTTTTAAGCAAACTAACGAGCTACTTAAATCCATgctaaaagataaaaaaaatctGGAGGAAGATTTAGAAAAGGAACGCCGCGAGGCACAGAAAGTCGGTGACTTTATCGAGACAAACAAATCTGAAGAGAGAATTCGTGACAAAATCAATCGATATAAAGCAAAGATAAAGCATTACGAATCGATGAACTTAAACAGCGAGGAAGTAGAGCATAAGTTGTCCACTTTGCTTGATAAACTTAAAGCAGAAACTGAAAATTTGGAGAATATCTTATGTGTTGTAGAAAAATTACGCATTGAATACCATACTCGGGCACAACGATTTCAGCGATCGCGATACCATTTCTTTACCATGGTTCAGTTTCAGTTCAAG CAAGCACTTGTCTGTCGCCAATTTGAAGGCAGCCTGGAACCGAATCATAAGGATAAAACGTTGCAGATCAGCGTCTTCCCGCCCAGCGGGAACAAGACATCGAATACGAGAAGTTTGTCTGGCGGTGAAAGGTCCTTTACCACGGTGTCCCTGCTGAAAGGCCTTTGGAGCACTTCCGATCACCCATTTTATTTCTTGGACGAATACGATGTATTTACT GACGAAGTTAACAGAACTTTTATTACTAAACTGCTTATTCAAGAGGGCACGGATTTTCCAAACAGACAGTATTGTTTTCTTACCCCACAAGATACGAAAGTCGATGCGAATCACTTAATAACAGTGCATAA ATTGGAAGCACCAGAGCATTAA